The following DNA comes from Candidatus Aramenus sp. CH1.
TTAGGAAGGCCCCCCTTCCCTCCTTAGTGTAGAAGGGAAAAGGCTTAACGGCTGCCCTTACGGGCGAGTTCACTCCTCCTGGAAATAGCTCTAAGGCATTCTTCCACAGTTCCGAGCTCAAAACGGCAACCCCTCTCTCAGCCATCTGGCTATATCGTTAGCGTAGTATGTCAAAATGAGGTCCGCGCCGGCCCTCCTAATTGCCGTCGTTACTTCCAGCACAGCTGTCCTCTCGTCGATCCAGCCATTTATTACTGCAGCCTTTATCATTGAGTATTCCCCGCTGACGTGATATGCAGCTAACGGGTACTCTGGGTAGTTCTCCTTGACTAGCCTTATTACGTCCAAGTAGGTGTGGGCAGGCTTCACCATTAGTATGTCTGCTCCCTCGTTGATGTCCAGCTCCACCTCCTTTAAGCCCTCGTAGGCGTTCCTAGGATCCATCTGGTACGTCTTCCTGTCTCCAAAGGCAGGTTTTGAATACGCAGCATCCCTAAAGGGCGAGTAAAAGGTGGAAGCGTACTTTACGCTATACGACATGATGAGGACGTTGGTGAACCCCGATTCGTCAAGTGTCTTCCTTATCGCCCCAACAACGCCGTCCATCATGCTTGAGGGCGCAATCACGTCGGCCCCAGCCTCAGCTTGTGACACAGCTATCCTAGCGTGGACTTTCAGACTTTCGTCGTTATCCACGTAGTATGAGTTGTTGTGCGCTTTTACCATACCGCAGTGTCCGTGCGTAGTGTACTCGTCTGTGCATTCGTCTGTAATTACGATTACTCTGTCAGAGAACGTCTCCTTTATGAGCCTCACCGACCTTTGTATTACTCCGTTCTTGTCGTAGGCGGAGCTAGCTACGTCGTCCTTATACGCCGGAATTCCGAAAAGGATCACAGCTCTTATCCCGTTATCGTAACTGTCCTCCACGAACTTTATTAGCTTGTCATTAGGGGGATACCTAAATACTCCCGGCATGCTTTCAATTTTCTCGGGTTCCGATATGTTCTCCTTTACGAATATGGGTAGAATGAGGTTTTTCTCAGAAAGGGAGGTCTCGGCAACAAGGTCCCTAATTAGTTTGTTGCCCCTTAACCTCCTCGGTCTTAACGTCGGGAAGCTTACCATTATTAAATAGTTCGAGTATGAAGTTAATGTAGTTTATGTCGTTGTTCTCTAGAGCGAGCCTTATCTTCATTAACAACGGCGAGAATATCTTCTTTATCATGGAGTTAGTCATGGCGTTGAGGATTTCTTCCTTGTTATTGTCGTTTAACTTCTTGATGGCCCTTTGGACTTCCTCCTCCCTTATTTCCTCTATCTTGCCCATTAGCTCGGAAATGAGCTCGTTATACACCAGGTTCTCGTAGTCCTTTACGAACTCCTTTAGACTATTCTTGATTATTTCCTTGGCCACTTCAATATCCTTTTTCCTTTGCTCCAAGTACTTACTCGATAGCTGTTGAAGGTCTTCCAGAGTTATTACGTTGTTTCCCTTAAATACGGGGGGCGAAGAGAGGTCGAACAACAAGTTGTTACCGTTAACTTCTACAGACGAGGGGTAGTATATTGCAGAAAAGACCACGTCAAAGTTTCCAATTACCGAGAAGTCGAGTCCACCGTACGCGTATCCGTACTTTTCCGCAATTTCCTTAGCCCTCTCCACTGTACGATTTAATATCGTCACGTTCTTAGCCCCTTCCTTGTTTAGCATGAAGGTGAGCTTCCTTGCCATCTCACCCGCGCCTATTACGCATATTTTCCTCTCAGACAAGTCGCCTAGTTTAACCTTTGCTAGCTCTATGGCTAACGAGTAAACCCCAACCTTTCCTTTGGATATGTTAGTGGAAAGTCTGACTCTCCTTCCCACCTTAATTGCCCTATCCAAGAGCACCTCTACGTGTTTTCCAGCTATGTTGATCCTCCTCGCGTTCTGTAGAGCTAGCTTAATTTGACTCAGAATCTCGTATTCCCCAATCGATAAGGAGTCTATCCCAGCGGAAACTTCGAAAAGATGAGCAACTGCGTCTATTCCCTTTAAGACAACAGCATCGTCGCTAATTTTCCTCGTGTGCACGTGGTCAAGGTATCCCAACAACTTCTTTACCTCATCGGGGTGCTTCGTGTACAAGTACAGCTCTATCCTATTGCAAGTCTGAAGAAGCGCCATTTCTCCGTTGAAGTGTCTGGAAAGATCCTTGATTTCCTCCTCCTTAAGGTAGTGGTCTGCAAGCTTCTGGATTCCAATCGTCTTGTAGGTGTAAATTATGGCGTAATACCTCTCGTTTATTTCATTTTCCAGTATGTTCATTTACTATCTCCTCCGCCCTACTTCTCGCGTTTAATATATCTTTATTTTTTATGAAATTTTCGAATTTTTCGTCATTAAATATTTCGTGATATAAAGTATATCTTACTGCTGGGTCATTTATTTTTTTCTTTAGCTCCCGTTTGATCTCGTACATCAGTTCTACGTACGTCTTAATTGTGGGATCGTTCAAGACGTTCTCCATAATTTTCTCCATTACGTACTTGGAAACGGTACTTGACTTCCCGTACGTGGTTACGGCTATTCCAATGTCCTCGTCTTCGTAGAATATCGGCATAATGAAGGAGGAGATCTCAGGGTCGTTGGGGTCGTTACACAGTTTACCTAGCTTCTTGGCCATGAGACAAATACTCCTGTTCAGCTGCGGATCACCAGTAGCAAGGAAAATTATGTCGAACTGCCTTAGGAAGTCCTCCTTGATGTCCCTGGCATTCCCCTTTATTAACTTTAGGTTTGACTCCTTGAGTTCCTTCGAGAACTCAAGGCTAAATACGGTGACGTTAGGGGTGTAAGCAGAAAGCTTCAAAGCCCTCTTTGTCCCCACGAATCCCCCGCCAATGACAAGGACTTTGAGATCGTTGAGATTTAGAAACACTGGGAAGTAGTGTAAAGACACAAGATATTAGTAATTGCGGATAACATATAAACCTAATTATAATCACATTTTAACGGTTTAGAACCACTGGTCCAACCCCGTTTGTCTAGAAAAGCCCTTAGCCTCCTTCATAGCCTTCTTGAGCCTGTCCAACCCGTTCCTTACCCTCTCCTCGTTAAAGTTGTGCTCGTTTACGAGAATTGCTATTACCTCTTCGTCGTTAGGTGACCCTATTTCCAACGGTTCTGAAGGAGTTGTAACTTCTGGCTTCATGAAGAGTTCCCTTATCTTTTCTACGTCGAAGGTGATCTCCTTTTTTGGTATCTCCCCAGCCTCTACGGCCTTCTCTATCTTTCCGTACTTCTTTATGAGCTTGTAGGCGGTCTTAGGGCCTACCCCCTTTATTCCCTCGGGGTCGTAGTCTGTGCCTATTAGGATAGCTATATCGATTAACTGCTCCCTCGTTATCCCAAGTTTCTTCAGAACTTGGTCTAAATCAATCCTCTCGGGCCTTACCTCAACGTAGACGTCTTTGTTTGGTAGCTTTCTTTTTCCCGTAACAGTCAAGTTCCTAATCAAGGTCTTTGCGCCAAAGAGAAGGGAATCGTAGTCTTGACTGGCTGAGGCGTAAGTCAATCCTTGAGCGTTTAGGTAGGCTGACTCGGCCTCACCTTCCGACGGGGCTTGAACAATGGGAATTCCCATAGCTTTAAGTAGTTTTTTACCCTCATCTGCCATCTGATTAGTTAGCCTAGTGGACATCTGCGAGTACTTCCTCATCTCCGTTACCTTTCCTTCCTCCTTTGCCTTCTCCAGTTTCCTCTCTGCCTCCTCCTTAATTTGTCTCCTCCTCTCCAGTTCCTCTGCCTTTAACTCTGGGGGTTTCCCGTCGAATACGTAAATAGGTATGATTCCTTCCTCAACAAGGTTTATAGTCCTGTAAAAGACACCGCTTAGGTGACTCGTAATCCTTCCCTGGGAGTCCATTAGTGGTGTCCCGTCAGGTTGTCTTATAGCGGTCAAGAACTGGTAGAGGGCGTTGTATGCGTCAACGCTGACCTTCTTTCCCCTAAGTTCTGACAGCGAGATCTCCTTTTTTACGTCCTCTATTAGATCGGAGAGATCTACGCCTATTCCTTTTCACCTATATAAGTTATCATTCTGGTGTTCTCCCTAATTAACGATACTGATATGTACCCCCTTATCTCTAAGGCCATTAATGCCTTTAAGAAGTCGGAAAACGAAAAATCGTAATTTACTTCCCTCTTGATCTCGGAGAACAGATCTTCGTCCTTTATAGGTCCCTCAAGTTTCCTGACTCGCTCTAGGACTATGTAGTTAAGGGGGAGCTGTCTCCACATTGTACGCTCACGCAAAGGTGCTAGGCTTTATGGCCTGCTTTGGTAATTGCTGCCTTGCCTTCTCCACCCAGCTCTGATAGAACCTTATCATGTCAGGCGTCACAGATGGCTTCACCTTCCTCATTGCCTCCTCTAAGTGTCTCATCTCTATCTTTATGCTAGATCCGCTCATGCACTCTTTCATCTTAAGATCTCTGCAGTCCCTGTCATCACTTGGGCAGAGCTCGCTTACTTTGGTTATGCACCCTCTCATCCCTTCTCTAACCGCAATCATAGCAGCTTCCCTTACTATGGCAGCAAGGTCTGCACCAGTGTAACCCTCAGTCTTCTCAGATATCTCCTCTAGGTTAACGTCGTCATTTAGAGCCACCTTTCTTGTGTGTACCCTTAATATTTCGTACCTAGCCTGCTTGTCTGGGGGTGGGACGTAAATTAGTTTTTCGAACCTTCCTGGCCTCAATAGGGCGGGGTCTAGGATGTCCGGCCTGTTGGTGGCTGCTATTATGATGACGTTGTCCAACTTCTCTATCCCGTCCATTTCAGCCAACATTTGGTTTACTAATCTCTCAGTGACTCCAGTGTCACTGGATATACCCCTCATCGGAGCTATTGCGTCTATTTCGTCGAAGAAGATCACAGCTGGCGCGTACATCCTCGCCTTCCTGAATATCTCCCTTATTGCCTTCTCGCTCTCCCCAACCCACTTGGAGAGCACCTCTGGTCCCTTCACCGCTATGAAGTTGGCGCCGCTCTCAGTTGCCACAGCCTTAGCCAGCATAGTCTTACCGGTGCCAGGCGGGCCGAAGAGGAGTATGCCCTTGGGCGGTTCAATGCCAGCAGTCTCGTAGTACTCCTGGAACTTTAGCGGGTATTCTGCCACTTCCCTCAGCTCTTCCTTGATATCGTCCAAACCTCCTATGTCGTTCCATCTTACCTCGGGAACTTCTATGTAGATCTCTCTGAAGCCGCTGGGGACTATCTCCTTATGGGCCTTCAGGAAGTCCTCCATTTTCACTTCCATTTGCTCTAGGATCTCTGGCGGTATCTTGTCCTGGCTAATGTCTATCATTGGCAGGTACCTCCTTAGGGCTATCATAGCGGCTTCTCTAACAAGGGCAGAAAGGTCGGCACCAGTGTAGCCGTGGGTTATGTCAGCTATCCTCTCCAAGTCCACGTCCTTGGCCAGGGGCATGTTCCTGGTGTGTATCTGCAGTATCTCAAGCCTACCCTGCTTATCTGGAAGTGGGATCTCTATTTCCCTGTCAAACCTGCCCGGCCTCCTCAGTGCTGGATCTACTGCATTTGGCCTATTGGTTGCAGCAATAACAATTACATTACCTCTGTTTTCCAGGCCGTCCATTAACGTCAGTAGCTGTGCCACCACCCTCCTCTCTACTTCTCCTATTACTTCGTCTCTCTTGGGGGCTATGGCATCTATCTCGTCTATGAATATTATCGCGGGTGCGTGCTTCTTCGCATCGTCGAATATCTCCCTTAGCCTCTGCTCGCTCTCGCCGTAGAACTTACTCATTATCTCTGGGCCGTTTATGGAAGTGAAATACGCTTCAGTCTCGTTGGCAACTGCCTTAGCAAGTAGTGTCTTGCCCACGCCAGGAGGGCCGTATAGTAATATCCCCTTAGGTGGTTCTATTCCAAGCCTCTTGAAGAGCTCTGGATGCCTCAAGGGAAGCTCCACGAGTTCCCTGATCTTCTGTATTACGTTCTTCATTCCGCCTATGTCTTCATAAGTTACCCTTGGGTACCTGCTCTGCTCTATGGGTTTGTCGCTTATAGTTATGCTAGTCTCGTCTGTGATCATTACCACTCCAGGGGGCCTAACTTGGACTACAGTGAAGGGTATAGCTTGACCGAGCACTGGGATTAGTACTGTGTCTCCTTCCACAAATGGGAACTCCTTCAGTTTTTTCTTCACGTAGGCCACGAACCCTGGATCCACGGTGATGGAGAAGTTGGAGGGGGCGAGCTTGATGGACGTGGCCGTCTTAACGTTGGCTTTCCTTACTATGACCTTATCACCTATGGACACGCCAGCGTTCTTCCTGGTTATCCCGTCCATCCTTATGATGTCCTTTTCTCCTGTCATGTCCTCTGGTGCTAACGGCCACGCTATGGCTGCAGTTTTCCTCTGTCCTTCTATCTCCACTACGTCGCCTGGGCTAACGTCAATAGACGCCATTATGTCAGTGTCAATTCTGACTCTCCCTCTACCTACGTCCTTTTGCCTAGCCTCGAGGACCTTAAGCACTACTTCGCGTCTTTGATTAGGTTGTGACTGAAAACTAGCACTCAACTCTTATCTCCACTAAAACATATTAAAATAGGGATATAAAGAGATTAACTTTACCTCGCGTAACCTCGATTTAAAAACCCAACCTCGTCATTCCAACGACTTCAGCGTGGCTAACTCCTTCAACTTGGGACGCTATGCTCTCCAGCTCGTCAGTCCCTCCCTCGCTCTGTTCTGACATCTGTATGTACAAGATCAAAGCGTTTATACCGAACGCGATTGGCTCGGTCTCTTTCCTAATCAACTTATAGCCTTGTGGTAGTTTCTTCGTTACTTCCTCAGATACCTTGTTTAGGTCCACTTCGTCCCCTTCAGGGTACACCTTTAACACAACCAGCATGTCTGCCATGTTTTCCACCTCAAGGACCGGTAAACCCACACTTCGGGCAAGTGTACTCCACGCCTTGCAACCTACAGTACTTGTCCCTCTGTATAAGGACTTCTCCGCAGTTGGGGCAATAGAACTCGACGCCCTTTTCCCTTGGATGAATGAGCCTACCGCAGCTGGAACACACGGGAGGCACAATCTCCTCTTTTAGGCTAAGCTTCACTGACATTTCGCAATCCCTTTTATTAACCACTCTAATTAGTTTATAAATGTATCAGATTTGAAGATGGTCGTAATGGTCAGGAGCGACTTAAAGCTGGGCAAAGGTAAGATAGCTGCCCAAGTAGCTCACGCCGCAGTGACCCTAGTCTTGGAGATAATTGAGGGAAAGAACGAGAAGTGGAAGGAATGGCTCTTTAGGTGGATAGAGGAAGGGCAACCAAAGATAGTAGTCAAAGTGGACTCATTTGCTCAGCTTAACGAAAGGTTACAGAGGGCTAGAGCAAAGGGGTTACCCACAACGATCATTATGGACGCTGGGAAAACTCAAGTAGAGCCAGGAACCATTACGTGCGGAGGGATAGGTCCTGCAGAGGACTCGCTAGTCGACGAGATCACCGGTGACCTGAAATTACTTTAGACCCCCTTGACCTAGCTATAGGCATAGAACGACTTTATCACGATTGGGAAAAGATAGACGTGGAAATCCCAAGGCCTGAGGGCTTTAAGGTCGTAGAGAAGATAGGGGAAATACCAGCCACCGAGTGGAGGGGTAGAGAACAGGGAAGGTACGCCTTCTTCCTCCTTGAAAAGGTAAATAGAGACCACTTTTCCGTTTTGAACGAGCTGGAGAGAGTTCTCGGTAGCAAGGTAAGGTACCTGGGAATAAAGGACGCCAACGCTATAACTTACCAATTGGTCTACGTAAAGGCGCCATCAAAGGTCACGGAATATGTAGGTGAGGGGTTCAAGATAACGCTCAGGGGGTACTACGACGGTAAGGTGTCCCACGGAGGCAACGAGTTTACCATAAGGCTAGTTAGTGATAAGCTGGCTGAAATAGAGGAAAGGGTCAAGGAAATTACGAAGGATCCCTACGTGCCGAACTTTATAGGCTACCAGAGGTTCGGCACCAGAAGGCCAATAACCCACGTTGTGGGGTACTACCTCCTAAGGAGGGACTGGTGTAACGCTCTCTTCCACATCCTGGGCAGGCCCTTTTACTCAGAGTCCGAGACAATGAGAAAAGCCAGGAAATTGGTGGACGAGGGGCGCCTAGAAGAGGCCTTAAAGGAACTCCCAGGGAAGTTTAAGCAGGAGAGGGTTCTCCTTAAGAATTACTTGAGGAAAGTGGACTGCTATTCTGCCCTCAAAAGCTCCCTAATTCCCTTGTCCTTTTACGTCGAGGCATTCCAGTCATACCTCTTCAATAAATACCTTTCGAGGAAAATGGACGAGGTAAAACGAGATAAGGAAACCTACTTGACCCTCCCGGTTGAACCAAGTAAGTGCGACGACGTATGTAGGGAAGTATTACAGGAAGAAGGAATATGCCTTGCTGAGTTTAAAGTCCCGGAACTTAAGGTAAATCTGAGGGAACTAACGAGAAAAGCCTTTGTTAAGGTAAGGAATATTAGGTTTCAGGATGGGACACTTACCTTTGAGATAGAGAGGGGTGCATATGCTACAATAGTTTTAAAGGAGTTACTTAACGCAGATCCTCTAAAAATAACTTGAGGAAAAAGAACAGATCGCCTTTATTTAGAAGTTTATGGAACTAGCCTCTTCTTGTCCCTGGGGAACAGCGATATTTCCTTTACGCTCTGTAGCCCGGTGAACATCAGCATAAGCCTCTGTAGGCCCATCCCAAAACCCGCGTGCGGGGGCATCCCGTAGTCGAACCACTTTAGGAAGTACTCGAAGTTAACAGGGTTCAACCCCCTGGCCTTCAGCTCCTCCTCTAGAACTTCCCTCCTGTAGTTCCTAGTGCTCCCAGAAACTAGTTCTAGCCACCTGAAGATTAGGTCAAAGCTTTCGCTCAAGTTAGGGTCCGAGTCCTTCCTCTTAGTGTAGAAGGGTCTAGCACTGGCTGGCCACTC
Coding sequences within:
- the fen gene encoding flap endonuclease-1, whose translation is MGVDLSDLIEDVKKEISLSELRGKKVSVDAYNALYQFLTAIRQPDGTPLMDSQGRITSHLSGVFYRTINLVEEGIIPIYVFDGKPPELKAEELERRRQIKEEAERKLEKAKEEGKVTEMRKYSQMSTRLTNQMADEGKKLLKAMGIPIVQAPSEGEAESAYLNAQGLTYASASQDYDSLLFGAKTLIRNLTVTGKRKLPNKDVYVEVRPERIDLDQVLKKLGITREQLIDIAILIGTDYDPEGIKGVGPKTAYKLIKKYGKIEKAVEAGEIPKKEITFDVEKIRELFMKPEVTTPSEPLEIGSPNDEEVIAILVNEHNFNEERVRNGLDRLKKAMKEAKGFSRQTGLDQWF
- the hemB gene encoding porphobilinogen synthase — encoded protein: MVSFPTLRPRRLRGNKLIRDLVAETSLSEKNLILPIFVKENISEPEKIESMPGVFRYPPNDKLIKFVEDSYDNGIRAVILFGIPAYKDDVASSAYDKNGVIQRSVRLIKETFSDRVIVITDECTDEYTTHGHCGMVKAHNNSYYVDNDESLKVHARIAVSQAEAGADVIAPSSMMDGVVGAIRKTLDESGFTNVLIMSYSVKYASTFYSPFRDAAYSKPAFGDRKTYQMDPRNAYEGLKEVELDINEGADILMVKPAHTYLDVIRLVKENYPEYPLAAYHVSGEYSMIKAAVINGWIDERTAVLEVTTAIRRAGADLILTYYANDIARWLREGLPF
- the pth2 gene encoding peptidyl-tRNA hydrolase Pth2 translates to MVVMVRSDLKLGKGKIAAQVAHAAVTLVLEIIEGKNEKWKEWLFRWIEEGQPKIVVKVDSFAQLNERLQRARAKGLPTTIIMDAGKTQVEPGTITCGGIGPAEDSLVDEITGDLKLL
- a CDS encoding zinc finger domain-containing protein, whose product is MSVKLSLKEEIVPPVCSSCGRLIHPREKGVEFYCPNCGEVLIQRDKYCRLQGVEYTCPKCGFTGP
- a CDS encoding bifunctional precorrin-2 dehydrogenase/sirohydrochlorin ferrochelatase, yielding MSLHYFPVFLNLNDLKVLVIGGGFVGTKRALKLSAYTPNVTVFSLEFSKELKESNLKLIKGNARDIKEDFLRQFDIIFLATGDPQLNRSICLMAKKLGKLCNDPNDPEISSFIMPIFYEDEDIGIAVTTYGKSSTVSKYVMEKIMENVLNDPTIKTYVELMYEIKRELKKKINDPAVRYTLYHEIFNDEKFENFIKNKDILNARSRAEEIVNEHTGK
- a CDS encoding tRNA pseudouridine(13) synthase TruD, translated to MEIPRPEGFKVVEKIGEIPATEWRGREQGRYAFFLLEKVNRDHFSVLNELERVLGSKVRYLGIKDANAITYQLVYVKAPSKVTEYVGEGFKITLRGYYDGKVSHGGNEFTIRLVSDKLAEIEERVKEITKDPYVPNFIGYQRFGTRRPITHVVGYYLLRRDWCNALFHILGRPFYSESETMRKARKLVDEGRLEEALKELPGKFKQERVLLKNYLRKVDCYSALKSSLIPLSFYVEAFQSYLFNKYLSRKMDEVKRDKETYLTLPVEPSKCDDVCREVLQEEGICLAEFKVPELKVNLRELTRKAFVKVRNIRFQDGTLTFEIERGAYATIVLKELLNADPLKIT
- a CDS encoding glutamyl-tRNA reductase; the encoded protein is MNILENEINERYYAIIYTYKTIGIQKLADHYLKEEEIKDLSRHFNGEMALLQTCNRIELYLYTKHPDEVKKLLGYLDHVHTRKISDDAVVLKGIDAVAHLFEVSAGIDSLSIGEYEILSQIKLALQNARRINIAGKHVEVLLDRAIKVGRRVRLSTNISKGKVGVYSLAIELAKVKLGDLSERKICVIGAGEMARKLTFMLNKEGAKNVTILNRTVERAKEIAEKYGYAYGGLDFSVIGNFDVVFSAIYYPSSVEVNGNNLLFDLSSPPVFKGNNVITLEDLQQLSSKYLEQRKKDIEVAKEIIKNSLKEFVKDYENLVYNELISELMGKIEEIREEEVQRAIKKLNDNNKEEILNAMTNSMIKKIFSPLLMKIRLALENNDINYINFILELFNNGKLPDVKTEEVKGQQTN
- a CDS encoding CDC48 family AAA ATPase — protein: MSASFQSQPNQRREVVLKVLEARQKDVGRGRVRIDTDIMASIDVSPGDVVEIEGQRKTAAIAWPLAPEDMTGEKDIIRMDGITRKNAGVSIGDKVIVRKANVKTATSIKLAPSNFSITVDPGFVAYVKKKLKEFPFVEGDTVLIPVLGQAIPFTVVQVRPPGVVMITDETSITISDKPIEQSRYPRVTYEDIGGMKNVIQKIRELVELPLRHPELFKRLGIEPPKGILLYGPPGVGKTLLAKAVANETEAYFTSINGPEIMSKFYGESEQRLREIFDDAKKHAPAIIFIDEIDAIAPKRDEVIGEVERRVVAQLLTLMDGLENRGNVIVIAATNRPNAVDPALRRPGRFDREIEIPLPDKQGRLEILQIHTRNMPLAKDVDLERIADITHGYTGADLSALVREAAMIALRRYLPMIDISQDKIPPEILEQMEVKMEDFLKAHKEIVPSGFREIYIEVPEVRWNDIGGLDDIKEELREVAEYPLKFQEYYETAGIEPPKGILLFGPPGTGKTMLAKAVATESGANFIAVKGPEVLSKWVGESEKAIREIFRKARMYAPAVIFFDEIDAIAPMRGISSDTGVTERLVNQMLAEMDGIEKLDNVIIIAATNRPDILDPALLRPGRFEKLIYVPPPDKQARYEILRVHTRKVALNDDVNLEEISEKTEGYTGADLAAIVREAAMIAVREGMRGCITKVSELCPSDDRDCRDLKMKECMSGSSIKIEMRHLEEAMRKVKPSVTPDMIRFYQSWVEKARQQLPKQAIKPSTFA
- a CDS encoding elongation factor 1-beta — its product is MADMLVVLKVYPEGDEVDLNKVSEEVTKKLPQGYKLIRKETEPIAFGINALILYIQMSEQSEGGTDELESIASQVEGVSHAEVVGMTRLGF